In Desulfosediminicola ganghwensis, a single window of DNA contains:
- the pssA gene encoding CDP-diacylglycerol--serine O-phosphatidyltransferase, whose product MSQPEQEMSSKFYPLPCMFTIASLFCGFYSILSAVKGEYTVAAVAIIVAAVFDGIDGRVARMTGTTSTFGKELDSLCDAVSFGVAPGLLAYFWALQPYGRYGWLAAFLYVATTTLRLARFNSQPGTSKNFIGLPCPAAAGAISSSVLFCNFLGIPGAVTHISLLILVYSLSYLMVSNHMYLSFKQPPQMSKRRNFQLLVFCLLVFILIAAEPQVMLFVLAALYIPSGPIYGIYRQSKRLAVQGTDGKADHKQAP is encoded by the coding sequence ATGAGCCAACCTGAGCAGGAGATGAGTTCCAAGTTTTATCCGCTGCCGTGTATGTTCACCATAGCCAGCCTGTTCTGTGGTTTTTATTCCATCCTCAGCGCCGTAAAAGGCGAATACACCGTGGCTGCCGTAGCCATCATCGTTGCTGCGGTCTTCGACGGGATCGATGGCCGTGTAGCCAGGATGACAGGAACAACCAGTACCTTCGGCAAGGAACTGGACTCACTCTGTGATGCTGTCTCTTTTGGTGTTGCCCCCGGCCTGCTTGCCTACTTCTGGGCGCTTCAGCCATATGGCAGGTACGGTTGGCTGGCCGCTTTTTTATACGTTGCCACCACCACTCTTCGCCTCGCCAGGTTTAACTCCCAACCCGGCACATCGAAGAACTTTATCGGCCTGCCCTGTCCTGCCGCTGCCGGTGCAATCTCTTCTTCTGTACTTTTCTGCAATTTCCTCGGTATTCCCGGAGCAGTAACCCATATTTCCCTGCTCATTTTAGTGTACTCTCTCTCGTACCTGATGGTCTCAAACCACATGTATCTGAGCTTCAAGCAACCACCCCAGATGAGCAAGAGGCGAAATTTTCAGTTGCTGGTATTTTGTCTTCTTGTCTTTATTCTTATTGCTGCCGAACCTCAGGTTATGCTATTTGTGCTCGCGGCGCTTTATATACCCTCCGGTCCGATTTATGGTATATATCGTCAGTCCAAACGGTTGGCGGTGCAGGGTACCGACGGGAAAGCGGACCATAAGCAAGCCCCGTAA
- a CDS encoding IS110 family transposase, which translates to MDQQIFIGIDVSKTKLDIAVRPTKEKWSTANAPTEISALVKRFEELQPTLIVLESTGGLEIPLVSELAKKFLPIVVVNPRQVRDFAKATGKLAKTDSIDSEIIARFGEAIRPEPRPIKDEQARELDAVLVRRRQIVDMLTMEKNRLRCSTKHVRKDLEAHIKWLEKRLQNVDGDLQKLIQQSDVWRVNDKILQSVPGVGPVLSLALLAGLPELGQLNRKEVAALAGVAPLNRDSGFFRGSRRIWGGRAQIRSVLYMGALTAARCNPVIRTFHEQLIARGKKPKVALTACMRKLLTILNVMVRNQTTWSPTYAEQR; encoded by the coding sequence ATGGATCAACAGATATTTATTGGAATTGATGTATCAAAAACTAAGCTGGACATCGCCGTTCGGCCAACCAAGGAAAAATGGAGTACAGCCAATGCTCCAACGGAAATTTCCGCTCTGGTAAAACGCTTTGAGGAATTACAGCCTACATTGATTGTTCTTGAATCAACGGGCGGCCTTGAGATTCCCCTCGTAAGTGAACTTGCCAAGAAATTCCTACCCATTGTCGTAGTAAACCCCAGACAGGTGAGGGACTTTGCTAAAGCTACTGGCAAGTTGGCAAAAACAGATTCTATCGATTCTGAAATAATCGCTCGATTTGGTGAAGCTATTCGACCAGAACCTCGACCGATCAAAGACGAGCAAGCTCGAGAATTGGATGCTGTTCTAGTGCGCCGCAGGCAAATTGTGGACATGTTAACTATGGAAAAAAATCGCCTTAGATGCTCTACAAAACATGTTCGCAAAGATCTTGAAGCACATATCAAATGGCTGGAAAAACGTTTGCAAAACGTTGATGGGGATCTCCAAAAGCTCATCCAGCAATCAGATGTCTGGCGAGTAAACGATAAAATATTACAAAGCGTGCCAGGTGTAGGACCAGTATTGTCGCTTGCACTCCTAGCAGGCTTGCCTGAGTTGGGCCAACTCAACAGAAAAGAGGTGGCAGCACTGGCCGGAGTAGCTCCACTCAATCGAGATAGCGGCTTTTTTCGCGGTTCCCGAAGAATATGGGGAGGGAGAGCCCAGATAAGATCTGTCTTGTATATGGGGGCTTTGACAGCCGCACGCTGCAACCCTGTCATCAGGACTTTCCACGAGCAATTAATTGCTCGTGGAAAAAAGCCTAAGGTTGCTCTGACGGCATGCATGCGGAAACTCTTAACCATCCTAAATGTCATGGTGAGAAATCAAACCACTTGGTCGCCTACTTATGCTGAACAAAGATGA
- the ilvN gene encoding acetolactate synthase small subunit has protein sequence MKSHTISVLLQNKPGVLSRVTGLFSGRGYNIESLCVAETLEPGISCLTLVSRGDDSIIEQITKQLHKLIDVIKVTDISEKEYVEREMVLIRVKAESTTRAEVLRVIDIFRGKVVDVSAKSYAVEVTGPASKIQAVIDILRPIGIKEIIRTGTIAMARADKKK, from the coding sequence ATGAAAAGTCATACAATATCGGTTCTGCTGCAGAATAAGCCGGGTGTATTGTCGCGGGTGACTGGTCTGTTCAGCGGTCGTGGCTATAATATTGAAAGTCTTTGTGTGGCAGAGACCCTTGAGCCCGGAATTTCTTGCCTTACCCTGGTTTCCAGGGGTGATGATTCCATTATTGAGCAGATCACCAAACAGCTGCATAAGCTTATTGATGTCATCAAGGTGACTGACATCAGTGAAAAAGAATATGTAGAACGTGAGATGGTGCTCATTCGCGTCAAGGCGGAATCAACAACACGTGCTGAAGTTCTGCGTGTTATTGATATTTTTCGCGGCAAGGTGGTGGATGTCAGCGCCAAGAGTTACGCGGTGGAGGTAACAGGCCCTGCTTCAAAAATACAGGCTGTTATCGATATATTGCGCCCAATCGGTATCAAAGAAATTATTCGTACCGGTACCATTGCCATGGCCAGGGCAGACAAAAAGAAATAA
- the rsmD gene encoding 16S rRNA (guanine(966)-N(2))-methyltransferase RsmD produces the protein MRIISGWAKGRKLVAPPGQTQNIRPTSDRARESLFNILRGKVDTFDGLRVLDLFAGTGALGLEALSRGATEVILVEQNKQALDIIHRNIAACRPEQHDCKVAAIRYDLRKGIPPQVTEFGKSQPFNLIFLDPPYSKGLSLKVLEYLGNGEILSGSCLVVAEERSSESLPECCGVLNLTDQRIYGETGFWLYSPRHLTETEVRS, from the coding sequence TTGAGAATTATCAGCGGATGGGCCAAAGGGCGCAAACTTGTCGCCCCGCCCGGCCAGACACAAAATATCAGGCCGACTTCAGATCGGGCCAGAGAATCTCTTTTTAATATCCTGAGAGGTAAAGTTGACACCTTCGATGGACTTCGGGTACTCGACCTTTTTGCAGGTACAGGCGCACTCGGCCTCGAAGCTCTCAGCAGGGGAGCGACTGAAGTTATTCTTGTCGAACAGAACAAGCAGGCCCTTGATATAATCCATCGCAATATAGCTGCCTGCAGACCGGAACAGCACGACTGCAAAGTAGCTGCTATCCGCTATGATCTTCGCAAAGGGATTCCGCCGCAGGTCACAGAGTTCGGCAAAAGCCAGCCATTCAACCTTATTTTCCTTGACCCACCCTATTCCAAAGGGTTATCACTTAAAGTTCTGGAATATCTGGGTAATGGTGAGATTCTATCCGGGTCATGCCTGGTAGTTGCCGAAGAGCGTTCTTCTGAATCATTGCCCGAATGTTGTGGTGTACTGAACCTGACTGATCAAAGAATCTATGGTGAAACTGGATTCTGGCTCTACTCTCCGCGTCACCTAACCGAAACTGAGGTTCGTTCATGA
- a CDS encoding radical SAM protein yields the protein MLCNFNTVLDSMVVKDPRVPLSIKCELTYRCNFRCKHCYCRVPANGPSLSKELPLDEWERILEESAAEGALFLTFTGGEPLLRPDFKELWICAKEKGFLVSLFTNGSLLSPDWIDFFRKWSPNEVAVSIYGASPDSYEQVAGSASMFEVVMNNLEIMRAAELPLLTRSIITRRNIDEFAQLKELNLKFSKNFTWDAELFGATEGSQGKPFEERIAPGQVVALEAQDSQRVKELEKLYSRSFGKKYDTGKSYRCALGERGFAIDPYGNMRACQVLEPLKYNLRSGSVRDGWREVVPEQLSNLKPGDSKCTTCDLRIFCRICPAFALREGGGQEGPTEYHCTLGEERFKRYRYCLERN from the coding sequence ATGCTCTGTAATTTCAACACAGTGCTTGACTCAATGGTGGTCAAGGATCCACGGGTTCCTCTGTCGATAAAGTGTGAACTTACCTATAGGTGTAATTTTCGTTGCAAACATTGCTATTGCCGGGTTCCTGCAAATGGTCCTTCGCTCAGCAAGGAATTGCCGCTTGATGAATGGGAAAGAATCCTGGAAGAAAGTGCTGCCGAGGGGGCTCTTTTTTTAACGTTTACCGGTGGTGAACCCTTGTTGCGGCCAGACTTTAAAGAACTATGGATCTGTGCCAAGGAAAAAGGCTTTCTGGTGAGTCTTTTCACCAATGGCAGTCTTCTTTCACCTGACTGGATCGATTTTTTCAGGAAATGGTCTCCCAATGAGGTGGCAGTTTCCATATACGGTGCGTCGCCAGACAGTTATGAGCAGGTTGCGGGCTCCGCAAGCATGTTTGAAGTAGTGATGAACAACCTTGAGATAATGCGGGCTGCAGAACTGCCCCTGCTTACACGTTCAATAATCACCCGGCGCAACATAGATGAATTTGCACAACTGAAAGAACTCAACCTGAAATTTTCAAAGAACTTTACCTGGGATGCAGAGCTGTTCGGGGCAACAGAGGGCAGCCAAGGGAAACCGTTTGAGGAAAGAATTGCGCCAGGGCAGGTCGTGGCGCTTGAAGCCCAGGATTCACAGCGTGTTAAGGAGCTTGAAAAACTCTACAGCCGTTCTTTCGGGAAGAAATACGACACTGGAAAGTCATACCGGTGTGCCTTGGGAGAACGGGGCTTTGCCATCGACCCGTATGGGAATATGCGGGCGTGCCAGGTGCTGGAACCTCTGAAATATAATCTCAGGTCAGGTTCTGTTCGAGATGGCTGGCGGGAGGTGGTGCCGGAACAGCTGAGCAACCTCAAGCCGGGTGACAGCAAATGCACAACATGTGATCTTCGAATATTCTGTAGGATTTGCCCGGCCTTTGCCTTGCGGGAAGGGGGGGGGCAGGAAGGACCTACGGAATATCATTGTACGTTGGGGGAGGAGCGATTTAAGCGATATCGTTACTGCTTAGAGCGGAACTGA
- a CDS encoding phosphatidylserine decarboxylase family protein codes for MLKPKVPVALEGYPFIGFMAFVTIVLALLGYTLLALVGLLLTAFVLSFFRDPERFVPEDEDALISPADGKIIVARKVQDDTFTGGEAFKLSIFMNVFNVHVNRNPMSGTVERIVYQPGKFYAADTEKGELQNEYCGTVMKTSAGHKVAFVQIAGLIARRIICWLENGDTIKKGERMGLIRFGSRVDLYFPADSEIHVQMGQKVRAGETILARLKTPETTK; via the coding sequence ATGTTAAAACCTAAAGTCCCCGTTGCCCTTGAGGGTTATCCCTTTATCGGCTTTATGGCTTTTGTCACCATTGTGCTTGCTTTGCTCGGGTACACCCTGCTGGCGTTGGTCGGCCTGCTGCTCACAGCTTTTGTGCTCAGCTTTTTTAGAGATCCGGAACGGTTCGTGCCCGAAGATGAGGATGCACTTATCTCACCTGCAGACGGGAAGATTATCGTTGCCAGAAAGGTTCAGGACGACACCTTCACCGGTGGCGAGGCGTTCAAGCTCTCTATCTTCATGAATGTTTTCAATGTTCATGTGAACCGCAATCCAATGAGCGGCACAGTGGAGCGCATTGTCTATCAACCCGGCAAATTCTACGCCGCAGATACTGAAAAAGGTGAGTTGCAAAACGAATATTGTGGCACGGTTATGAAAACCAGCGCCGGCCATAAAGTGGCCTTCGTGCAGATCGCCGGGCTTATTGCCCGCCGCATTATCTGCTGGCTCGAAAATGGTGACACGATTAAAAAAGGTGAACGCATGGGCTTGATTCGATTTGGCTCCCGTGTTGACCTTTACTTTCCTGCCGATTCTGAAATCCATGTCCAGATGGGGCAGAAGGTACGTGCCGGCGAGACTATCCTGGCTCGTTTAAAAACGCCTGAAACGACAAAATAA
- a CDS encoding asparagine synthase-related protein: MSGIFATCNRNGQPIIEAKLDGVLSELSRWQPDDKGVWCNGSAALAHAMLWNTPESKLERLPDTLGQLVITMDARLDNRQELADLLNIKAHPLSQVTDSSLILVAYERWGEDCPKYLLGDFAFVIWDRSKEKIFCARDHLGMKQIYYHLTDKLFVCSNDLKTLEQHPDIPGDICDEAVANYFVHSELRHPTLTFFKRITKLEPAHFLSVTAGEIRTKRYWRPEDAPRVKFEDAETYAGKLRELLQLAVEARLRSDYPITSHLSGGLDSSTIAVIAARKLGERGEKLLAFNWLHEPTEADDPDHYEWANSRTIAEQEGIMHSYVSLSAEDIFRFLRTDSIADGDSARFWYEYQIHTAAQEIGSRTLLSGWGGDELATYYGEAYYSDLLCQGRIFTLLKEVGQIAAKQKGNSARRLAGNLYHLVLLPLTPRSLYRFMPRNQCPGKPSFPFVNKDFLPLVIREAKKEAVLTMQPQPTIRRHMLANLKNGHIQSRVESWHAAALKNRLEYSYPLLDKRIVEFILGVPGQYFVDDYRTRYLFRQAAKGLMPDSILWNNSKREKNRVDRLLTLMYNACQMEAYTEKLNNRASRYVNKKKLLEILENEKAHSSKKEIIENSIAMATAFSVMSSFDN, from the coding sequence ATGAGCGGAATCTTTGCCACCTGCAACCGGAACGGTCAACCGATAATTGAAGCGAAACTTGATGGTGTGCTTAGCGAATTATCCCGCTGGCAGCCGGACGACAAAGGTGTATGGTGCAACGGATCTGCAGCCCTGGCCCATGCAATGCTCTGGAACACTCCCGAATCAAAACTTGAGCGACTGCCCGATACACTGGGGCAACTTGTCATCACCATGGATGCACGGTTGGATAACCGGCAGGAGCTGGCCGACCTGCTCAACATAAAGGCTCACCCGCTGTCCCAGGTAACTGATTCCAGCCTTATTCTTGTTGCGTATGAGAGGTGGGGGGAGGATTGCCCGAAATATCTGCTGGGCGATTTTGCTTTTGTTATCTGGGACAGGAGCAAAGAGAAAATCTTCTGCGCCAGAGACCATCTTGGTATGAAGCAAATTTATTACCACCTTACCGACAAGCTGTTCGTCTGCTCTAATGACCTTAAAACACTGGAACAACACCCTGACATACCAGGGGATATCTGTGATGAAGCCGTAGCCAATTATTTTGTACATTCGGAGTTGCGCCATCCGACACTGACCTTTTTCAAAAGAATAACGAAACTGGAACCAGCCCATTTTCTCAGCGTAACCGCTGGCGAGATACGAACAAAACGTTACTGGCGTCCGGAAGACGCTCCGAGGGTGAAATTTGAGGATGCTGAGACCTACGCCGGGAAGCTCCGGGAGTTGTTGCAACTTGCGGTGGAAGCGAGGCTGCGCAGCGACTACCCCATTACCTCCCATCTCAGCGGTGGTCTTGATTCCTCAACCATTGCTGTTATTGCCGCCCGCAAGCTGGGTGAAAGGGGTGAAAAACTGCTCGCCTTCAACTGGTTGCATGAACCAACCGAGGCAGATGATCCGGACCATTACGAGTGGGCCAACAGCAGAACCATCGCTGAACAGGAGGGGATCATGCACTCTTATGTCTCTTTGAGTGCTGAAGATATTTTTCGCTTTTTGCGTACGGATTCAATCGCCGACGGCGACTCCGCCAGATTCTGGTACGAGTATCAAATACATACAGCTGCACAGGAAATTGGATCCCGCACTCTCCTTTCCGGCTGGGGGGGAGACGAGCTTGCCACCTATTACGGGGAAGCCTACTATTCAGACCTCCTTTGCCAGGGTAGAATTTTCACTCTCCTGAAAGAGGTGGGCCAGATAGCCGCCAAGCAGAAAGGGAACAGTGCTAGAAGATTGGCTGGCAACCTATATCATCTGGTCCTTTTACCTCTTACTCCGCGGAGCCTGTACCGATTTATGCCTAGAAATCAATGTCCAGGAAAGCCTTCCTTTCCCTTTGTAAACAAGGATTTTCTACCACTGGTCATAAGGGAAGCAAAGAAAGAAGCCGTACTGACCATGCAGCCGCAACCAACAATCCGAAGGCACATGCTGGCCAACCTCAAGAACGGCCACATCCAGAGCCGGGTCGAGTCGTGGCATGCCGCTGCCTTAAAGAATCGGCTAGAGTATAGTTATCCCCTATTGGACAAGAGGATTGTCGAATTCATCCTCGGCGTTCCGGGCCAATATTTTGTCGATGACTATCGCACAAGGTATCTCTTTCGCCAGGCCGCCAAAGGGTTGATGCCCGACTCCATTTTATGGAATAATTCAAAACGAGAGAAAAACAGAGTCGATCGGCTACTGACCCTTATGTACAACGCCTGTCAAATGGAGGCGTATACCGAAAAACTTAATAACCGCGCTTCCAGATATGTGAACAAGAAAAAACTGCTGGAGATCTTGGAGAATGAAAAGGCCCATTCTTCAAAAAAAGAAATCATAGAGAATAGCATCGCCATGGCGACAGCATTCTCAGTGATGTCCTCTTTTGATAATTGA
- a CDS encoding PqqD family protein, translated as MKIRRSDNYVGREVAGEFLLIPITTVGADLQKIKHLNGTAAAIWDCLDTEKSQKEVLERLSGIYNVEDTLLKRDVRATFDSFVKSGICIVNE; from the coding sequence ATGAAAATCAGGCGAAGCGATAATTACGTGGGTAGAGAAGTGGCAGGTGAATTTTTACTGATCCCGATAACAACAGTTGGTGCAGATTTACAGAAAATTAAGCATTTAAACGGGACCGCAGCAGCAATCTGGGATTGTCTGGATACTGAAAAGTCACAGAAGGAGGTACTAGAGCGACTTAGCGGTATTTATAACGTTGAAGATACCCTTCTCAAGCGAGATGTCCGGGCTACTTTTGACAGCTTTGTGAAATCGGGAATCTGTATTGTCAATGAATAA
- the leuA gene encoding 2-isopropylmalate synthase, translating into MNPEAVSKYRPFPKIDLPGRTWPNNAITKAPTWCSVDLRDGNQALIQPMSLQKKLEMFKLLCEIGFKEIEVGFPSASEVEFEFTRKLIEDDLIPDGVVIQVLTQAREHLIKRTFESIKGAKEVIVHIYNSTSTLQRRTVFNMGRQEIIDIAIEGVKLLKEEEQKYPETRFRYEYSPESFTGTEMDFALEICEAVMAELEPTPNNRLIINLPATVELSAPNIYADQIEWFCTNMKNRESAIISLHAHNDRGCAVAATELALMAGGDRVEGTLFGNGERTGNVDLITLALNMFTQGVNPELDISDMNHLVEVYERICRLPVHQRHPYAGELVYTAFSGSHQDAINKGMTAYDIADSGLWEVPYLPIDPTDVGRTYESIIRINSQSGKGGVAYIMDKEFGFKMPKKMHPEFGKIVQAVTDKEGRELQTKEIYQAFDQVYLSASEPYSLKGFHVIKRHIDDADSSAEVEADVRMGDEVKTIHAIGNGPLDAFCSALKADITGDFKLCSYHEHALNGGSSARAAAYIEIEKPHGTKTWGVGVDTDIIIASIKAVLSALNRKQIS; encoded by the coding sequence ATGAACCCCGAAGCAGTGAGCAAATATCGCCCATTTCCAAAGATTGATCTGCCTGGGCGCACCTGGCCGAACAATGCGATTACCAAGGCACCAACCTGGTGCAGTGTCGATCTTCGCGACGGCAATCAGGCCCTTATCCAGCCCATGAGTCTGCAGAAGAAGCTGGAAATGTTCAAGCTGCTTTGTGAGATTGGTTTTAAAGAGATCGAAGTAGGCTTCCCATCCGCTTCCGAGGTCGAGTTCGAGTTCACCCGCAAGCTGATTGAAGACGACCTGATCCCGGATGGTGTGGTGATCCAGGTACTCACCCAGGCGCGGGAGCATCTCATCAAAAGAACGTTCGAGTCGATCAAGGGTGCCAAGGAAGTTATCGTTCATATCTACAACTCCACTTCAACCCTGCAGCGACGCACGGTCTTCAATATGGGCCGTCAGGAGATCATCGACATCGCCATCGAGGGTGTGAAGCTGCTTAAAGAAGAAGAACAGAAGTACCCGGAGACAAGGTTCCGCTACGAATATTCGCCTGAGAGTTTCACCGGCACCGAGATGGATTTTGCCCTTGAGATCTGCGAGGCGGTGATGGCTGAGCTGGAGCCGACCCCGAATAACAGACTTATCATCAATCTGCCTGCAACCGTCGAGCTTTCGGCCCCGAATATTTATGCAGACCAGATCGAGTGGTTTTGCACCAATATGAAGAACCGTGAATCAGCCATCATCAGCCTCCACGCCCACAACGATCGTGGCTGTGCGGTTGCTGCAACCGAGCTTGCCCTTATGGCGGGCGGCGACAGGGTAGAGGGCACCCTGTTCGGCAATGGTGAGCGAACCGGTAATGTCGACCTCATTACCCTCGCTCTCAATATGTTTACCCAGGGCGTGAACCCTGAGCTTGATATCTCTGACATGAACCATCTGGTCGAGGTGTATGAACGTATCTGCCGTCTGCCGGTTCACCAGCGGCACCCGTATGCCGGCGAGCTGGTCTATACCGCTTTCTCCGGTTCCCATCAGGATGCGATCAATAAAGGAATGACCGCCTACGATATCGCAGATTCAGGCCTCTGGGAGGTGCCGTATCTGCCCATCGACCCGACCGATGTCGGCCGCACCTACGAGTCGATTATCCGTATTAACAGCCAGTCCGGCAAAGGCGGTGTCGCCTATATCATGGATAAAGAGTTTGGCTTCAAGATGCCTAAAAAGATGCATCCTGAGTTCGGCAAGATCGTACAGGCAGTAACGGATAAAGAGGGCAGGGAGCTTCAGACCAAAGAAATTTACCAGGCTTTTGATCAGGTTTACCTTTCGGCAAGTGAGCCATATTCCCTGAAAGGCTTCCATGTGATAAAACGCCACATCGACGATGCAGACTCTTCAGCCGAAGTAGAGGCGGATGTACGCATGGGCGACGAGGTGAAAACCATCCACGCAATCGGTAACGGCCCGCTCGATGCCTTCTGTTCTGCCCTGAAAGCGGATATTACCGGTGATTTCAAACTCTGCAGCTACCACGAACACGCCTTAAACGGCGGCTCTTCCGCCCGCGCCGCAGCCTATATCGAAATCGAAAAACCTCATGGCACCAAAACCTGGGGTGTGGGCGTAGATACCGACATCATCATCGCCTCTATCAAGGCGGTCCTCAGCGCTTTAAACAGAAAACAGATATCCTAA
- the ilvB gene encoding biosynthetic-type acetolactate synthase large subunit, producing MGKITGAQAIIKCLQEEGVKTLFGYPGGAVIDLYDALMDSDIDNVLVRHEQGAVHAADAFSRVTGEVGVALLTSGPGATNGVTGIATAYMDSIPMVVLTGQVPRHLIGNDAFQEVDIVGITRPCTKHNYLVSNKEDIVPVLREAFYIARTGRPGPVLVDLPKDLVASLVSYPEKKPIRMQNYQPTYEPHIGQITKACKLIMKARKPVLYVGGGVILSDASHELTKLATRLNIPVTMTLMGLGGFPGTHELSLGMLGMHGSYTANMAVAQSDLLIAVGARFDDRVTGKLEEFASNAKIVHIDIDPTSISKNVSVDVPIVADCKYALQAMNKYFDAETNFDIKEEAARHQPWFDTIKEWRQEHPMRFHDDDIIIKPQYVIQKLEELTGGDAIITTEVGQNQMWAAQYYRFDKPRHFVTSGGLGTMGFGLPAAIGAQMAFPNKTVIDVAGDGSIQMNIQELATAKQQGLPVKVAILNNNYLGMVRQWQELFYNKRYASTVMEVAPDFVELAKAFGAVGLRATKKSEVEGVIKEALATDNIVVMDFNINREEGVYPMVPAGKANTEMLLV from the coding sequence ATGGGAAAAATCACCGGCGCCCAAGCTATTATCAAGTGCCTCCAGGAGGAGGGAGTTAAAACACTATTCGGTTATCCCGGCGGCGCTGTCATCGACCTGTACGATGCGCTGATGGATTCCGACATAGATAACGTACTGGTACGACATGAGCAGGGAGCTGTTCATGCAGCCGACGCCTTCAGCCGGGTAACCGGTGAAGTCGGAGTGGCACTGCTCACTTCCGGCCCCGGTGCGACTAACGGTGTGACTGGTATCGCCACCGCCTATATGGACTCCATCCCCATGGTTGTCCTTACCGGGCAGGTACCCCGCCACCTGATTGGCAACGATGCTTTTCAGGAAGTTGATATCGTCGGAATTACCAGACCTTGCACCAAGCACAACTACCTGGTATCCAACAAAGAAGATATCGTTCCGGTATTGCGTGAAGCGTTTTACATTGCCCGCACCGGTCGGCCCGGCCCGGTATTGGTCGATCTTCCCAAGGATCTTGTGGCCAGCCTGGTTAGCTATCCTGAGAAGAAGCCGATCCGCATGCAGAATTATCAACCCACCTATGAGCCGCATATCGGCCAGATTACCAAAGCCTGCAAGCTGATCATGAAAGCGCGCAAGCCGGTGCTCTATGTGGGTGGCGGAGTGATTCTCTCAGATGCCAGCCATGAGTTGACCAAGCTTGCAACCCGACTGAACATCCCGGTCACCATGACCCTGATGGGCCTGGGAGGTTTCCCCGGCACCCATGAGCTGTCGCTCGGTATGCTTGGCATGCACGGTTCTTACACTGCTAATATGGCGGTTGCCCAGTCTGACCTGCTGATCGCGGTAGGTGCCCGTTTTGACGACCGTGTTACAGGTAAGCTCGAGGAATTTGCATCGAACGCCAAAATCGTTCACATAGATATCGACCCGACTTCGATCAGTAAAAATGTCAGCGTCGATGTTCCCATCGTTGCCGATTGCAAATACGCCCTGCAGGCGATGAACAAGTATTTTGACGCTGAAACCAACTTCGACATCAAGGAAGAAGCTGCCCGGCACCAGCCGTGGTTTGATACCATTAAGGAATGGCGGCAAGAGCATCCGATGCGGTTCCACGACGATGATATCATCATCAAGCCGCAATACGTGATCCAGAAGCTTGAGGAGTTGACCGGCGGCGATGCAATTATCACCACCGAGGTTGGCCAGAACCAGATGTGGGCGGCCCAATATTACCGTTTTGATAAACCCCGCCATTTCGTCACCTCCGGTGGCCTCGGCACCATGGGTTTCGGTTTACCTGCGGCGATTGGTGCGCAGATGGCGTTTCCGAACAAGACGGTTATCGATGTGGCCGGTGACGGCTCTATCCAGATGAACATTCAGGAACTTGCCACAGCCAAGCAGCAGGGGTTGCCGGTAAAGGTGGCCATTCTCAATAACAATTATCTCGGCATGGTTCGTCAATGGCAGGAGCTCTTCTACAATAAGCGCTATGCCTCGACTGTTATGGAGGTCGCACCCGACTTCGTTGAACTCGCCAAGGCGTTTGGCGCAGTCGGCCTGAGGGCTACCAAGAAGAGCGAGGTCGAAGGGGTAATCAAGGAGGCACTGGCCACCGATAATATCGTTGTCATGGACTTCAATATTAATCGGGAGGAGGGAGTTTATCCGATGGTGCCGGCGGGGAAGGCGAATACCGAAATGCTTCTGGTGTAG
- a CDS encoding signal peptidase I, whose amino-acid sequence MSKEFVHLIEDIFSLRTAIIVKSNGGSMQPTIPRDAVVKLEPIDIQQIRVGDIVVYEADSTRTVMHRVFRKFRRKGTGFVQTWGDNVAVPDAPVPTRSVKARVEAYNADGEWVQLPPVSSLAQLSVMLRYVIVRLKLKTGFMNA is encoded by the coding sequence ATGAGTAAGGAATTTGTTCACCTCATAGAGGATATCTTTTCATTGCGTACCGCCATTATTGTCAAGAGCAATGGCGGCAGTATGCAACCGACCATTCCCCGCGATGCGGTGGTGAAGCTCGAGCCGATAGATATCCAGCAGATACGGGTGGGCGATATCGTGGTGTATGAGGCCGACAGCACAAGAACAGTGATGCACCGCGTTTTCCGGAAATTCAGGCGGAAAGGCACCGGCTTTGTACAGACCTGGGGAGATAATGTAGCTGTGCCGGATGCTCCTGTGCCGACTCGCTCAGTAAAGGCCAGGGTAGAAGCCTATAATGCAGATGGCGAGTGGGTGCAGCTGCCACCAGTATCATCCTTAGCCCAGTTATCGGTTATGCTACGCTACGTAATAGTACGTTTGAAGTTGAAAACAGGGTTTATGAACGCTTGA